A genomic window from Ischnura elegans chromosome 10, ioIscEleg1.1, whole genome shotgun sequence includes:
- the LOC124167048 gene encoding tyrosine-protein kinase CSK-like — protein MSQNVQNSALTQRFQPVAIVCPFQGPGWYLLNKKVMMEVQENDKLPSPIYLQKRAEVKLNAMPWFHGKISRERAEQLLSPKEDGLFLVRESTNFPGDYTLCVCYLGKVEHYRVKYKDNQLTIDDEEFFENLAQLVEHYEQDADGLCTQLTKCLPKKGKQEFCVNTKAFEEAGWVIQEHEVELKESIGKGEFGDVMLGLLRGEKVAVKMLKDSSEAAQKFLAEASLMTSLRHKHLVQLLGLVFNNKHIYLVTEYMSKGSLVDYLRSRGRLHVTKKDQINFAFDTCSGMEYLESRKVVHRDLAARNVLISEEGVAKVSDFGLARDENFTLEGGKLPIKWTAPEALKHGKFSNKSDMWSFGILLWEIYSFGRVPYPRIPLSDVVKHVEKGYKMEAPDGCPPEVYDIMKKAWDLQPEKRPTFKEIETKLGLIKAVTV, from the exons ATGAGCCAAAACGTGCAGAATTCTGCTCTGACCCAG AGATTCCAGCCAGTTGCAATCGTCTGTCCTTTCCAGGGCCCTGGCTGGTATCTATTGAACAAGAAGGTCATGATGGAAGTCCAAGAGAACGACAAATTACCATCACCAATTTACCTCCAAAAAAGGGCGGAAGTCAAGCTAAATGCTATGCC GTGGTTTCATGGGAAGATATCTCGTGAAAGAGCTGAACAGCTGCTGTCCCCAAAAGAAGATGGCTTGTTCCTTGTGAGGGAGTCGACTAATTTCCCTGGGGATTACACACTGTGTGTGTGCTACCTGGGAAAAGTTGAGCACTACAGAGTGAAGTACAAAGATAATCAACTAACCATTGATGATGAGGAGTTTTTTGAAAACTTGGCACAACTAGTGGAG CATTATGAGCAAGATGCTGATGGTCTGTGCACACAGTTAACAAAATGTTTACCAAAGAAAGGGAAACAGGAGTTTTGTGTTAATACCAAAGCATTTGAAGAAGCTGGATGGGTCATTCAAGAGCATGAAGTAGAG CTCAAAGAGTCAATAGGAAAAGGTGAATTTGGTGATGTCATGCTTGGGTTGCTCAGGGGGGAGAAAGTGGCTGTAAAGATGCTTAAAGATTCTAGTGAAGCTGCTCAAAAATTTTTGGCTGAAGCATCATTAATGAC GTCATTGAGACATAAGCATCTGGTACAACTTCTGGGACTTGTATTTAATAACAAACATATTTATTTGGTAACAGAATATATGAGCAAAGGAAGCTTAGTAGATTATCTTCGCTCAAGAGGGAGGCTTCATGTGACGAAGAAGgaccaaataaattttgcatt tgATACGTGTTCAGGAATGGAGTATCTTGAATCTAGGAAAGTTGTTCATAGAGATCTTGCTGCTAGGAATGTACTTATATCAGAAGAAGGTGTTGCCAAAGTGTCAGACTTTGGCTTAGCTcgtgatgaaaattttactttagagGGAGGCAAGCTTCCAATAAAGTGGACTGCTCCAGAAGCTCTCAAACATGGG aaattttcTAACAAGTCTGATATGTGGAGTTTTGGAATTCTGCTTTGGGAGATCTACTCATTTGGGAGAGTGCCTTACCCTAGAATT ccCCTATCTGATGTTGTGAAACATGTGGAAAAGGGCTATAAAATGGAAGCTCCTGATGGCTGCCCTCCAGAGGTCTACGACATCATGAAAAAG gcgTGGGACTTACAACCAGAAAAGAGACCTACATTcaaagaaatagaaacaaaactTGGTTTAATTAAAGCAGTGACTGTTTGA